A window of the Verrucomicrobiia bacterium genome harbors these coding sequences:
- a CDS encoding collagen-binding domain-containing protein, whose protein sequence is MIKSLKDERGFILIMAYGLISALAIFSLALFSRNTSFLNSTERNQNKVVAFNMAEAGVDMAITQLATDTTYEGAAYSSMTSGPMQGGYDVTVTTPDNAPNTRLIVARGYAPDNVSTSRAYETRNITVYAEIGTQNMFDFAVFADQSLQLTGNATVDSYNSTVGAYGGANKASNGDVGTNSTGSSTVTLNGNATIKGDAQVGPNGNPASVISLTGNAAITGVKSAAPALKDFPTQSSNSASLGALTLSGNTTRVIGAGTYRFSSISITGNATLQATGPVDIYVDGPVKIAGNGISTQANTPPNFLLFVTTADDVQLSGNGNFYGGIYAPLSHVKNTGNGELYGAVVSDTYQQTGNGNVHYDEAMRDAGGVGSNGVSLVSWREENTAAWQTTSSSGS, encoded by the coding sequence ATGATCAAAAGTTTGAAAGATGAGCGCGGTTTTATCCTGATCATGGCCTATGGGCTGATCTCGGCGCTGGCCATTTTCTCGCTGGCCCTTTTTTCCCGCAACACCAGCTTTCTGAATTCCACCGAGCGCAATCAAAACAAAGTCGTCGCCTTCAACATGGCGGAAGCGGGCGTGGATATGGCCATTACCCAGCTGGCCACGGACACGACTTATGAAGGCGCCGCGTATAGTTCCATGACGAGCGGCCCGATGCAGGGCGGCTATGACGTCACGGTCACGACTCCGGACAATGCGCCCAATACCCGGCTCATCGTGGCGCGGGGTTACGCGCCGGACAATGTTTCCACCTCGCGTGCCTACGAGACGCGCAATATCACGGTTTATGCGGAGATCGGCACCCAAAACATGTTCGACTTCGCGGTCTTTGCCGACCAGAGCCTGCAGCTCACCGGCAACGCCACGGTCGACAGCTACAATTCCACGGTCGGCGCCTACGGCGGCGCCAACAAAGCCTCGAATGGCGACGTCGGCACCAACAGCACCGGTTCCAGCACCGTGACTCTCAACGGCAATGCCACCATCAAAGGGGACGCCCAGGTCGGGCCGAACGGAAATCCCGCGAGCGTGATCAGCCTCACGGGAAACGCGGCCATTACCGGCGTCAAATCCGCGGCCCCGGCTTTGAAAGATTTCCCGACTCAGTCAAGCAACAGCGCTTCGCTCGGAGCCCTGACCCTGAGCGGGAACACGACGCGCGTCATCGGGGCCGGCACCTACCGTTTTTCTTCCATCAGCATCACGGGCAATGCGACGCTTCAGGCCACCGGACCGGTGGACATTTACGTGGACGGCCCGGTCAAGATCGCGGGCAACGGCATTTCCACCCAGGCCAATACGCCTCCGAATTTTTTGCTTTTCGTGACGACTGCCGATGATGTCCAGCTTTCGGGCAACGGTAATTTTTACGGCGGGATTTATGCGCCTCTTTCCCATGTAAAAAACACGGGGAACGGCGAGCTCTATGGCGCCGTTGTTTCCGATACCTACCAACAGACCGGCAACGGCAACGTGCATTACGACGAAGCCATGCGCGACGCCGGCGGCGTCGGCAGTAACGGCGTCAGCCTGGTTTCCTGGCGCGAAGAAAACACCGCGGCCTGGCAGACCACCTCAAGCTCCGGCAGCTGA
- a CDS encoding SDR family oxidoreductase yields the protein MLITGGALRIGRAIALDLARQGAVIVLHYNRSAQHARALQKEIRSLGGEAVLAQADFARAPSAAAVSKFVKQLARKAGRIDVLVNNASIFYPTRLDRVRQKDWDDFMNVNLAAPFFLARELGLAMKKRKSGKIINLVDWTAFHPHPDYLPYAISKAGLQAATVGLARALAPEVQVNSIAPGPILPSRGMTAAQKKAVTQRTLAKRFGAPADIAAAVRFLVEGTDYVTGACIPVDGGSLIA from the coding sequence GTGCTTATCACGGGCGGGGCTTTGAGGATCGGGCGGGCCATTGCCCTCGATCTGGCCCGGCAGGGCGCGGTGATTGTCCTTCACTACAACCGTTCCGCCCAGCACGCGCGCGCGCTCCAAAAAGAAATCCGTTCGCTCGGAGGCGAGGCTGTTCTGGCCCAGGCGGATTTTGCGCGTGCTCCTTCGGCCGCGGCCGTTTCGAAGTTCGTGAAGCAGCTGGCTCGCAAGGCCGGACGGATCGACGTCCTGGTTAATAATGCCTCGATTTTTTATCCTACGCGCCTGGACCGCGTGCGGCAAAAGGACTGGGACGATTTCATGAACGTGAACCTGGCCGCGCCTTTTTTCCTGGCGCGCGAGCTGGGGCTCGCCATGAAAAAAAGGAAATCCGGGAAAATCATCAATCTCGTGGATTGGACGGCTTTTCATCCGCATCCGGATTATCTGCCGTACGCGATTTCCAAAGCGGGGCTGCAGGCCGCAACCGTGGGCCTCGCGCGCGCGCTGGCTCCGGAAGTGCAGGTCAACAGCATCGCACCCGGCCCAATCCTGCCGTCGCGCGGCATGACCGCGGCCCAGAAAAAGGCCGTGACGCAGCGGACGCTCGCCAAACGTTTCGGCGCGCCCGCGGACATTGCCGCGGCCGTCCGGTTTCTGGTCGAAGGCACGGATTACGTCACTGGCGCCTGCATTCCCGTTGATGGAGGGAGCCTCATCGCCTGA
- a CDS encoding 6-carboxytetrahydropterin synthase, which produces MFTVGREIHFSYGHRLINYQGKCARLHGHTGRVVIEIASPQLDAKGMVTDFFEIKTKIGAWIDGHLDHRMILSDKDPLVETLRQKGEEIVVMPENPTAEALARWIYKEARKLNLPVSRVTLWETENSFAVYQEP; this is translated from the coding sequence ATGTTCACAGTCGGAAGGGAAATCCATTTCAGCTACGGCCACCGCCTGATCAACTATCAAGGCAAGTGCGCGCGCCTGCACGGGCACACGGGGCGCGTCGTGATCGAAATCGCGAGCCCTCAGCTCGATGCCAAAGGCATGGTCACGGATTTTTTCGAGATCAAAACGAAAATCGGCGCCTGGATCGACGGCCACCTCGACCACCGCATGATCCTGAGCGACAAGGACCCTCTCGTGGAAACGCTCCGCCAAAAAGGGGAAGAGATCGTCGTCATGCCGGAAAATCCCACGGCCGAAGCGCTGGCCCGCTGGATTTACAAGGAAGCCCGGAAGTTAAATCTCCCCGTTTCCCGCGTCACGCTTTGGGAAACCGAAAATTCATTCGCCGTTTACCAGGAGCCGTAG